The nucleotide window GCCGGAGGCAATCTGATACCATTATCTGAACAACAACTTCTCGATTGCGACAGAGGGTATAATAATGGTTGTCGAGGTGGGATAATGCAAGAAGCTTTCGACTACATAGTCCAACAAGGCATTGCCTCAGAGGAAGCTTACCCTTTCTCAGAGCAAGCGTACCCTTTCCTATGGACAAACGAGATGTGCCGGTTCTCAGCTGTTGTCGCATCAATCAGAGGTTTCCAGGCTGTCCCAAACAACAACGAGCGCGCGTTGCTCGAGGCTGTGTCGAGACAGCCTGTCTCGGTTTCCATTGACGCAGATGGACCCGGTTTCATGCATTACTCAGGGGGAGTGTACGATGAGCCGTACTGTGGGACCAGAGTGAATCATGCAGTGACGTTCGTTGGGTACGGAACGAGCCCTGAAGGGATCAAGTATTGGCTGGCTAAGAATTCTTGGGGTGAGACTTGGGGAGAGAACGGTTACATTAGGATTCGTAGAGATGTGGATTGGCCTGAGGGCATGTGTGGTGTGGCTCAGTATGCTTATTATCCTATTGCTTAATTAAGTGGCAAATGACTGATTGTTAAAgtgt belongs to Brassica rapa cultivar Chiifu-401-42 chromosome A07, CAAS_Brap_v3.01, whole genome shotgun sequence and includes:
- the LOC103828985 gene encoding ervatamin-B yields the protein MSSIVLMFVVLTMGLNVSQATSRVTFHEPLLADHHQQWMDRFSRVYNSELEKQMRFDVFKKNFKFIEEFNRKGDRTYKLGVNEFADWPEEDFIATHTGLRSTGGFSPAGYFYEMEPYRNRNVTDVAPHETKDWRKEGAVTPVRYQGRCGGCWAFSAVAAVEGVKKIAGGNLIPLSEQQLLDCDRGYNNGCRGGIMQEAFDYIVQQGIASEEAYPFSEQAYPFLWTNEMCRFSAVVASIRGFQAVPNNNERALLEAVSRQPVSVSIDADGPGFMHYSGGVYDEPYCGTRVNHAVTFVGYGTSPEGIKYWLAKNSWGETWGENGYIRIRRDVDWPEGMCGVAQYAYYPIA